A region of the Vigna unguiculata cultivar IT97K-499-35 chromosome 9, ASM411807v1, whole genome shotgun sequence genome:
TCCTACTTCAATGTCAGCATTGCAGAGGGCTCTGATGCAACTAAGCATGCGCCCTCTTGTTTCTGCAGGAGCCTGACAAATGGTGCTTGTTAAATACTCTTCCACTCAATTACTCGTGATACTGCTTCAACACAAGTTAATGATTTAATCATAATGGTGTAGGCATGCCAATGTGGGAAATACTAATCCTAGTGAGACTACGTTATAGATTGCAATTTAAGATGGAGAAGGGAACACAACACAGGCACACAACATATTCTTTACTGTAGATTGCATTAAGAAAATTGTAGTTCAGATGAAAGGGGAAGCAAAAAGCAGAAAATGCATTAATAATAGTTTGCATGAACACAGAATCGTACCCAATCGTGGCAAGCAACAACAAAGTGATCTGCTCCAGAAGTTCTATTCCAGAAAGGATATTTTCCAGAAATCTGGTTCACAAAATTTTTCATGTACTCAATTAAGTTGGAACGTCTGTGTGAGTTACGTACATACAGAGTTTGCTGCAACAGTCTAGAACTGAAAGGTATGTAAAACAAGTGAGCTTTCTCAGGGTCCCCAGTGACAAACTGTTTGTTTGCTTCCATTAATTTCATGAACCATCCTTCAGATGCATATATTCCATCTAATAAGGGCTCGTGAAAGATTGGTCTGTCTCCATCCGGGTAGATGAAAACTTTGAGTTTCCTTTCCATTAGTTCATAACTCCTGCAGAATGCAAACATTGTTGGTTCAAGTTCTTGTATGAAGAACATGCACAGCATGGTACTCAATTTACATGAGGCAGAGAAACAcatagaaattaattaaacaatatgCAAACCGAATCTTCCTTTCATTAAGATATATTTAGctgcttttttctttttatcactgATTAGATTCAGTTCATTCTTCAGAaacaattatttgataagtCAGATCAGGATTGATAACATAATTCAACCAGAATTTGGGCCATTCAACCATATTGCAGTGGTTTGACTCAATAGTAGAATCAGTgcaatgaaaattatatttatatatcatatacCTTCTGAACATGGAGACATTCCTGTATAATGGTGGGTAAAGTCTTGAATCATTCACAGCGATGGGTGCATTTAAAATCTCTGATTTTGCACGGAATATTTCTAGATCAACCCCTGAAAACCTTTCTGGTTTCTACAAACAACAACtgaataaattagaaaaactcATCTAACGATATAATTCAATCTACACTTGCATACAGGGCCAATCATCCTAAACATACCTCTTGCTGGGAATAAGCGTGATTAATCTGCAATAACAAGTTCATCTCAGATATTGAAACAACTTTAGATGGTCTCCTTTTGAAATTCTTTGCACTCACAGGCTTACCATTATTGACTGTCATGTTACTACTACCTTGCAAAGAACCTGACTTTCCATCCTTGGAAACCGAACCAGTGGTGTTTGATTTCACCGAAGTTGCTGCTGAAGTGACAGATGCCACAGGACTTCTTGAATCCGTTTCCGAATCTAAGGATGTTCTGTTGGGCGATGGCACCATAGGTTGTGGTGATGCAGCTCCTTGTGATTTCAAACTAAGTTGCTTTTCCGGAGCACTACTCATTGGAGAACCATCATTTGTGGTTGTGAAATTAACAACACTATCAGCAAGTCCTATAGCTTTCTCTGGTGCAGGGGCAGTAATTGAATCTCTGCCATTGTTAAAGAGGGAGTCCATACTACTAACTGCATTCTCTTCCACAGCATCTTTAGAGTTTAAATTTGAACCATTTAGGTGCATGTCGTTACCCTCCACTTTGGAATTAACCAAAGATGTATCCATTCTAAAACTAGTAATCTTGGTAGTAACAGAAGATACGAATTTACCAGTTGGAAGTTCAGAATACTGAAACATTAAAACTATAGCCACTGCAATTCCTACAAATGAAACTAATCTCGTAGTTTCAGCCTTACACAGAAATCTAAACCCCCGATCCATGAAAAAAAACCTCAGAAAAGGAAGCAAGACTGGCTAACTCATCATTCCAGAGAGATCAGAAGAAGAAATGGAAGCAGACCCATAAAGATTGACCGAGGAAAGTCAATAACTTTTGCGAGGGTTTTCAATGGGGAGGTGAAAGAGAGAATCTTTTGATGAGAAGAGACATTGAGAGATTCATTAGGTTAGAGAAAGATAGGAGAAAGGTGTAACAGGATGATTGGACTAACGGAACGACAAAGGGCATAGGTTGGCGATGGGATCTGTGTCTCTGTCgtaagtaaattaaaaaaacaggGAAAAAGATCTATAACATGTGACAGGAAAGGAAGGAGGGAACAGAGGAATGGAAGATCGGAGTAAATTAAGGAACCAAGATGCGAATAAGTCCGACACTTATGTCCAAATTTTAACTCTCAAATAACAGGTAACTTTCATTTTCCAAAATTCTAATagagattatatatttttcctatGCCTTttcttaaagatatttttaccttatatataaataacttattatTGTTGATTTTTTATAACTATGCCGTAGACAGTTTGCTTATTATGAATAGTTAATTgagtttaaaaatgaaaaacaataaaaaataaatacaacacaTAAAATGTAATGTTGATAAAGATttgtgtaaaaaataattataaagaattCTCTTTTTTAATGGTTCAGATACCGTAATAGAAATAGATAATGAACTTTTTAGTTAAAAACTTGATTggatattttattaatagattaactaaattgaacaaaataaataaataacaactctaaaaagataattaagcTAAGAATAAAATCTGAATTTAAGCTATCATAGACTACCAAACATTTATGTATGAATAATTCAAGACAACGTGGCagtaaatatatacaaatttaattacataaaaaaattacacaaaaacaaCATGATTAATTGCCAACATAGATCTTATTCTGTATGTGTGTCGTCCAAAGAATGTTCTGCTACCTAAAGAAAAACTTGTTTCAATCTACTTTGACCTATCTAGCTTTTGCTGTGAAGACTCTGTTATACCAAATGGAATGAAGTATCATGTGGAATATATCATACTTGACAGGGCTTCTGTGCCAAAGGAAATGCTGCTGCACCTTTTTCACCATCATCTGCATTTGAAGATACCTCTTCTGCGGAATGGAAAGGAGTATACTCTTCAGATTTGGAATATCCTTCTCCAACACAAAAACAGCAAAGGATTCCCAATTCAACATCTCAAAAAATGGAGGCACAAAGTTATCTGATATAATCACAGGAACACATTCAAAGAAAATGGCCTCCACAACTCTAGGACTATTGACTTCATAGCCCTTTGCACAAATGCAGTACTTGCTGCTCTTCATGTACTGAATGTAGTTCCTATTGCCCTTAGACTTTGGTAATGTCCCAAAGATTTTCATGTCAGGGTCTTTATTTTCCCAGTGCTGAAGCAATATTGGTCTTACATAACCATGCATCCCCCCTGCAAAAAACGCCAGAGTTTTCCTCTTTGAAACACGGTTTCCACCAAGGTTTCTAGTGGGCCTCTGAGCATTTCGGACATAAGTCTCAGGAAGAGACACGTCCTTCCCCAAGACAAAACCTTCTTTCACATCAGCATTGCATAGAGCCCTCAAACACCTACCCATGTTTCTCTTTGTTTCTGTAGGGGCCTGCATAGAAGTGGTAGTAGTATCAATGATTGTCAAATAAGAAACTGATACGGAAGAAAAGACACATTCATTGAAGTAGGAACAGCACATGTACCCAGTCATGGCATGCAACTAGGAAATGATCAGCACCTCCTGTTCTGTTCCAGAAATTATGTTTCCCCGCAATCATGTCTACATAGTTTTTCAGATATTGAACCAGGTTCCTAGAACTATGTGAATTCTGTACGTATAAAGTTTCTTCTAGCATCCGAGAACTGAATGGTAAGTAAAATAAGTGGGCCTTCTTTGGGTCTTTAGTCACAAATTGTGTACTAGCTTCCATCTGCTTCATGAACCATCCCTCGGAAGCATAAATTCCCAGAAGATACGGTGAATGCATTATGGGCTTTGCACCTTCTCTATACACATACACTTTGAGTGTTCTCTCCATTAATTCATAGCTCCTGGCGATTAGATTAGACAGCGAAGAGATAATTAATACCAATGTTAAACAAAACTAAATGTATTTCTTGCTGCACACATAGACAATTGCACATATCTGACATGTTTTTGGAACAATTACGTTTCTCAGAATACCCATAAGAAGTTTCAACATCCAGAAATCGAATGATCAAATGATACCTCTTGAACCTGGAGACATTTCGAAAAAGGGGAGCATAAAGATTTACATCGTCGTTTACAGTTGGTGCATTTTCAATCTCTGATCTGGTCTGCAGTAGTTCTTGATCAACAGCCGCAGACCACCTTGGCCTCTGGAAATCAGTCGGCAACGTTAGAACAGAACTCAAGAATATGATTAATAACTGATCAAgtcataaaatgaaaaaaataaagcattAAAATCATTTACCATAGAACGATATGAGGCACGATTCTGAAGCAATAACTCATTCATTTTAGAGATTGTTGTTACTTCTTGAGGTATTTGAGAACGTTTAGTCTCCTTGGGCATACTGCTGATAGAAGAATTATTTCCTACTATTTTAACATCATCTTGCGGTGGCTTGAACCTCTCACCCTCCGTGAATTCAGTTTCATCATAATCATTTGACAACATTGGAGGCGTCATATTTTGGCTCACTTTTGTTTCACTTGGAGGAACCAAATGAGAAACAGTATTGTTGTAACCTAGATTCCCTGTCTGACCTGTTGCAGAACCATTATTTGATATCTCAAAACTTTCTTCACTGGAACTTTCATCAGTTACACCAAATTCTAAAGATCTTCCTGATCCCCTAGCTGGTTCCGAGATTAAACCAGTGCTTGAAACATTGTCTTTTACCTCAGAAGTCTTGGGTATATCAACAATCTCATGGGCATTTTCATCGGTAGAATTTTCTTGATTCAAAAAGGTCACATTTTTTAACGTTTCGGAGTTGGATGGTAGGTCTGCAGCTTGGAATCCAGTGCTATCAGACGTTGGAGTCTTGTTGCCAGAGAATACAGTGGGTTGAACAGCACCATACGGAAGTTCCAAATACTGGAATGCTAAAATTATTGCAATTGTAATGCTGATAAACCCTAACAATCTCTTTCTTTCAAGCTGAAATGTTGAAAACAACTCTTGACCCATTCTGCTAAAATTACTGAACAACTGTCGCTGTCCAATCGCCATAGCAACTCTGCAGAAGGAAAATGGTACAACTTCGGGTTATTTGTGAGGGATTTCTAGATTAATAAAAGGTTGTATCTTTTCATAGGTCAGTATTCATtcatagaaaatataaatattaaaggtTTCATGAAAGAATGTGTTTCTATGGATGGTTGTATCACCTTGTCAAAAGCCAAGAGTGGGTTAATTAGAAAAGGTTTACTCTGCTTACAGATTTACACAAAAAACTAAATAGTTTCTGCACTCTAGGTcactttctttctcccccttaAATAAATTAAGGAAGTTATTGTTGTGTAAAACACCATTGCTGATAAACCTTGAAGTGTGTAAAACAGATCAAGGGAATTCCCATCACATTTTGAAGGGATTCACTGTTACAAACTTTATACCCAGTTTCCACAAAGATTTTTGGAGATAAAATGAACCTCAGTGGTAATAGTCGAGCTCCAAATTTGATGAATTGCTTCTCATTCGTTTTGCAGAAAGCataaaatgataaagaaaatcaaataactgagacagaaatgaaagaaaatgagAACTGAGAATACAACAAGATGACTTTACCAACAGAACAAACAACATTCAACTCCTCCTCAGGTTGCTCTAGAACAGTCACACAGACATGAGATGAAAAGATTCCTAGGAATTACTTCACGTTTCAGTTAACTTGTAGATTCGAAAAAGGGCCAGTTGTAAAATTCGATTCCAAGATTATTTTAATTCCTCTCcccttttttcataaaatttcagATCAACCACACACGCAACGAGGTCCCTGCTtctatattatcaaatatttatttgtaattgggATACTAGAAATTAAAAGTACATATTCTAGTTCTTCCATCTTCCACGTTGAACCTAAAAGAACGcaagtaaaataacgttaaagACTGTACCTGGCATCTAAAGAAGGTGTTGGAATATTCTTTTCTGAACTCTGGTCATTGATGTTGGGAGTAGAAGCcacgaagaaaaagaaagacttGAACTTGGTGAACCGTGATCCGTTTAAGACGCCGAACGCCACCACCTTCAACGTTTATGCAGCAGCCATATTTTATAGTTACTCtgtttcttctctctctttcttcatcGGTAActgtaaaaagtaaaaacattaaCTTCACTTTCAAAACAAACGACAATTAGCAATTACTACTGTGTGCTACCTTTGTTTGTCCGATGTGTCGCAGTCATTCAAACTCTATCATTATCACAATTCCTTCTTTTATTACAGCAAAAATATCGTTgacgtttttattttttaaatcccATTTTCAATTAACTTAATTGATAgctttatgaatattttattatgttttacttTAATCGAAGAATTTTCTATTACTAAATATAAAATCCATTTTGGTAATTCATTGACCCACcatacattttcttcattttaaatgAGAAGTTACTACCGTTTAGTACATGTGACGCTTTAATAAAAACCCCCAAAATTTCAGGTATTTGttataaatctttaattaattaagtaacatAACTAAATAATTATGTTAGTTTAAAATAGAATAGTGTGTAATTATAGGAATAACTTAAACGtgtatttaacattttttatggaTGTTTTGATTCTGATTTTGAACAACGATGACGAGATTCAATAAAGAACATTAATTTAAATACGctacaatataaatatttattatactaacgTTCAAATACAAATTATTAGACTACATTAcaaattttcctttcttttttatttctgatTTGCAGTTTTATCGCAAGCATGAATAAGAACTTTaactttatataaaagttattatacAGCATATATCAACATTATGCTTTAAAAGGATATTGTattgataatattttgtatttctataaaataattagtatttttattttctttaatatgaattcacatttttttcagTAGGTTTAGTTTCATTTCTTCTGataagtattttctttttatttattattattgacttTATTTTCATACATCTTTGTAAAAGTATCCTCCACTTTTCAAGTTAATTAGCctatttcttattaattaattgaatatcCCTATTTACAATCATTCCAATGATAACGTCCTCCTCATAATTGTCATTCATTACCGGAAGCATACTTCCATAACACCATAGTCTAACAAGCTTAATCATTAGAACACAACTCATtctactaaatataaattaatatatttattattaaagtataggttcatattagataaaataaaaaaaagtaaaaaaaaaaagtatgtttttagttctgAATTTTGacctaaaattgaaatttgtcactatatgaagttttgatatattttggttcctaaattttaaaaatgaatgaatataatctttttaacccaattacgataacttttttttatgtgtcgAATGTATTTTTCACAAGATAAGAAATTGTGTaaaacagtgtaaacaactccaatactAACATAAAACGCATTTGGcacataaaaaagttaatataatttgattaaaaaaactatattcattcatttttaaagtttagggaataaaatgtatcaaaatttcagataaaaataaatttcaattttagattaaagtttaaagactaaaaacatactttaaaaaaaatatatcacttcTAACCATagttattcaaataaattgCATCATGCATTTGTTAAATACACCTGTGCAtgctatttattttaatttttccaaagaaaaagaacatGTTCCATATCATATACTATTCAATTCAACCACTGAAACTTTCATCACTCAACTATGCTTGAACCATGATAATGATTATTATCAGTCCACtttatcacaaataaaatataaacgaATGACGTAAAAATtacatgtaatttaattttctcattgagataaatttaaaattcttaattttagTTCAAATATTGCATATAAATAAGCCAGACTATCAATAAactgttatttaaatttattttgtaaaagtatcgaatacaaaaatattaaatctaaGTGAAGAATAAGGAGTgaaattatctttaaatctAGACAATGAAACTTTAGGACAAGAATCATATATAAGGTAATAAGTTTAAGATATAAGTTTTATAAActtctatttttattgaaataag
Encoded here:
- the LOC114164237 gene encoding probable glycosyltransferase At5g03795 → MDRGFRFLCKAETTRLVSFVGIAVAIVLMFQYSELPTGKFVSSVTTKITSFRMDTSLVNSKVEGNDMHLNGSNLNSKDAVEENAVSSMDSLFNNGRDSITAPAPEKAIGLADSVVNFTTTNDGSPMSSAPEKQLSLKSQGAASPQPMVPSPNRTSLDSETDSRSPVASVTSAATSVKSNTTGSVSKDGKSGSLQGSSNMTVNNGKPVSAKNFKRRPSKVVSISEMNLLLQINHAYSQQEKPERFSGVDLEIFRAKSEILNAPIAVNDSRLYPPLYRNVSMFRRSYELMERKLKVFIYPDGDRPIFHEPLLDGIYASEGWFMKLMEANKQFVTGDPEKAHLFYIPFSSRLLQQTLYVRNSHRRSNLIEYMKNFVNQISGKYPFWNRTSGADHFVVACHDWAPAETRGRMLSCIRALCNADIEVGFKIGKDVSLPETYIRSSENPVKNIGGNPTSQKPILAFFAGGLHGYVRPILLEHWENKEPDMVISRTLPHVRGNKNYIRFMKSSKFCICARGHEVNSPRVVEAIFHECIPVIISDNFIPPLFEILDWESFAVFVTEEDIPNLRNILLSISEERYLEMHERVKRVQEHFMWHAEPVKYDLFHMLLHSIWYNRLFQINQT
- the LOC114164307 gene encoding probable glycosyltransferase At5g03795; this encodes MAIGQRQLFSNFSRMGQELFSTFQLERKRLLGFISITIAIILAFQYLELPYGAVQPTVFSGNKTPTSDSTGFQAADLPSNSETLKNVTFLNQENSTDENAHEIVDIPKTSEVKDNVSSTGLISEPARGSGRSLEFGVTDESSSEESFEISNNGSATGQTGNLGYNNTVSHLVPPSETKVSQNMTPPMLSNDYDETEFTEGERFKPPQDDVKIVGNNSSISSMPKETKRSQIPQEVTTISKMNELLLQNRASYRSMRPRWSAAVDQELLQTRSEIENAPTVNDDVNLYAPLFRNVSRFKRSYELMERTLKVYVYREGAKPIMHSPYLLGIYASEGWFMKQMEASTQFVTKDPKKAHLFYLPFSSRMLEETLYVQNSHSSRNLVQYLKNYVDMIAGKHNFWNRTGGADHFLVACHDWAPTETKRNMGRCLRALCNADVKEGFVLGKDVSLPETYVRNAQRPTRNLGGNRVSKRKTLAFFAGGMHGYVRPILLQHWENKDPDMKIFGTLPKSKGNRNYIQYMKSSKYCICAKGYEVNSPRVVEAIFFECVPVIISDNFVPPFFEMLNWESFAVFVLEKDIPNLKSILLSIPQKRYLQMQMMVKKVQQHFLWHRSPVKYDIFHMILHSIWYNRVFTAKAR